In Blautia wexlerae DSM 19850, a single window of DNA contains:
- a CDS encoding transposase — MYLDFLVKVPTVKGKITRRKKSNVVYIEYEYDRVYDPSRKYTFPKRVTIGKLSDMDPELMKPNQNFLKYFPDAELPESKNRTSRSSCLKVGTYFVLRKIIEECSLNDILGKYFGSRDIGLFLDLAVYSIIAENNAAQYYPDYTYNHPLFTEKMKQYSDSTVSDFLNSVTDDQSTGFLNTWNESRNYREKIYISYDSTNKNCQAGDIKMVEFGHPKVDMGEPVFNYAVAYDTHNQEPLFYEKYPGSLNDISQLQFMLDKASGYGYKKIGFILDRGYFSCENIQYMDKCGYSFVIMVKGMSALVNELILENKGTFENKRVNNIYEYGVYGKTIRHKLYASDKKERYFHLYHSISKESAERIEIENRINQMTQYLKKYQNKVKESGSGFEKYFNLHYDEKSQAFILPEERCSVVERELDLAGYFCIITSEKMSAKEAIELYKSRDVSEKLFRGDKSYLGNKSIRVYSEESARAKIFVAFVAMIVRCKMYIKLKEEMKKLDKKLNYMTVPAAIKELEKIEMVRQLDNIYRLDHAVTANQKVILKAFGLDANSIKYFASELSKELKEAE, encoded by the coding sequence ATGTATCTGGATTTTTTAGTGAAAGTACCAACCGTAAAAGGCAAGATCACACGGAGAAAAAAGTCAAATGTTGTATATATAGAGTATGAGTATGACCGGGTTTATGATCCATCCCGGAAGTATACTTTTCCCAAAAGAGTAACGATCGGAAAATTGTCAGATATGGATCCGGAACTCATGAAACCGAATCAAAATTTCCTGAAATATTTTCCCGATGCAGAGCTTCCGGAAAGCAAAAACAGAACTTCCAGAAGCAGCTGTCTCAAGGTAGGAACATACTTTGTACTGCGTAAGATCATAGAAGAATGCAGCTTGAACGATATCCTTGGAAAGTATTTTGGATCGCGTGATATAGGGCTGTTTTTAGATCTGGCGGTTTATTCGATCATAGCAGAAAACAACGCAGCGCAGTACTATCCGGATTATACATACAACCATCCACTTTTTACGGAAAAGATGAAACAATACAGCGATTCAACCGTATCAGATTTCCTGAATTCAGTAACAGATGATCAAAGTACAGGATTTCTGAATACATGGAATGAGTCACGGAATTACCGCGAAAAGATTTATATTTCTTATGATTCAACGAATAAAAACTGTCAGGCCGGGGATATAAAAATGGTTGAATTTGGGCATCCGAAAGTAGATATGGGAGAGCCGGTATTTAATTATGCAGTTGCGTATGATACTCATAATCAGGAACCATTATTTTATGAAAAATATCCAGGAAGTCTGAATGATATCTCCCAGCTTCAGTTCATGCTGGATAAAGCATCCGGATATGGTTATAAGAAGATCGGATTCATTCTGGACAGGGGATATTTCAGCTGCGAGAATATACAATATATGGATAAATGTGGGTATAGTTTTGTTATCATGGTGAAAGGGATGTCTGCCCTTGTGAATGAACTGATCCTGGAAAATAAAGGGACATTTGAAAATAAGCGGGTAAACAATATCTATGAATATGGAGTTTACGGAAAGACAATACGGCACAAACTGTATGCAAGTGATAAAAAAGAGCGTTATTTTCATCTGTATCATAGCATTTCCAAAGAAAGCGCAGAACGGATAGAGATTGAAAATCGGATCAACCAGATGACGCAGTATCTGAAAAAGTACCAGAATAAGGTAAAGGAATCCGGTTCTGGATTTGAGAAGTATTTTAACCTTCATTATGATGAAAAGAGCCAGGCTTTTATACTACCAGAAGAACGGTGCAGTGTGGTAGAAAGAGAACTGGATCTGGCAGGATATTTTTGTATCATTACATCGGAAAAGATGAGTGCGAAGGAAGCAATCGAACTGTATAAGAGCAGGGATGTATCGGAGAAACTATTCCGCGGAGACAAATCATATCTGGGGAATAAGAGCATCCGGGTGTATTCAGAAGAATCAGCAAGAGCGAAGATATTTGTTGCATTTGTAGCCATGATAGTGCGCTGCAAGATGTATATAAAACTAAAAGAAGAAATGAAAAAACTGGATAAGAAACTGAACTATATGACTGTACCGGCGGCAATAAAAGAGCTGGAAAAAATAGAAATGGTACGTCAGTTAGACAATATATACCGTCTGGATCATGCAGTAACAGCGAACCAGAAAGTAATATTGAAAGCCTTTGGACTGGATGCGAATAGTATAAAATACTTTGCGTCAGAGCTGAGTAAGGAACTGAAAGAAGCAGAATAA
- a CDS encoding asparagine synthetase B family protein → MDTEEEMCGICGFTGYRQDQKTVIEKMMKAIEHRGPDSEGSFCREKITLGFRRLSIIDLADGQQPMESADGNLHIVFNGEIYDYKELRAELEASGISFCTHSDTEVLVNTIQQYGEKALDKLRGMFGFAVWNEKEQTLMLARDFFGIKPVYYAEIDGHFVFASEIKSILAFPGYERKVNQKALERV, encoded by the coding sequence ATGGATACGGAGGAAGAAATGTGCGGGATTTGTGGATTTACAGGTTACAGACAGGATCAGAAGACAGTAATTGAAAAGATGATGAAAGCCATTGAACATAGAGGCCCGGATAGTGAAGGCTCTTTTTGCAGGGAGAAGATTACGCTGGGCTTTCGAAGACTTAGTATTATTGATTTAGCAGATGGGCAGCAGCCTATGGAAAGTGCGGACGGAAACCTGCATATTGTTTTTAATGGGGAAATCTATGATTATAAGGAACTGCGGGCAGAACTTGAGGCTTCCGGCATTTCTTTCTGTACCCATTCTGACACGGAAGTTCTGGTAAATACCATTCAACAGTATGGTGAGAAGGCACTGGATAAGCTCAGGGGAATGTTTGGGTTTGCAGTATGGAATGAAAAAGAGCAGACTTTGATGCTTGCAAGGGATTTCTTTGGAATTAAGCCTGTGTACTATGCCGAAATAGATGGACACTTTGTATTTGCTTCTGAAATTAAGAGTATTCTTGCATTTCCAGGCTATGAAAGAAAAGTAAATCAGAAGGCCCTAGAGCGTGTCTGA
- a CDS encoding carbohydrate ABC transporter permease: MNEKNSKNKKGMSMKGQRTLAYIVLIIISFFCLFWFYVLFINATRSNGALKKGFTAIPGGHLIENWKNLLAGTLPVWNGMFNSIFIATCSAVLCTYFSTMTAYAIHAYNFKAKKFMFTFILAVMMIPTQVTALGFLQLLGKIGLDDSFVPLIVPSIAAPVTFFYMKQYMESNLPLELVEAARIDGSGEFNTFNKIVFPLMKPAIAVQAIFTFVQSWNNYFIPALVLHSDKKKTLPVLIAQLRSADFLKFDMGQVYVMIAFSIFPVIIVYILLSRFIVEGVSAGAVKG; the protein is encoded by the coding sequence ATGAATGAAAAAAACTCCAAAAATAAAAAAGGAATGAGCATGAAAGGTCAGCGTACTCTTGCCTATATCGTACTGATCATCATTTCCTTCTTCTGCCTGTTCTGGTTTTATGTACTGTTTATCAATGCCACCAGATCTAATGGCGCACTGAAAAAGGGATTCACAGCCATTCCCGGAGGACATCTCATTGAGAACTGGAAAAATCTTCTCGCAGGAACACTCCCTGTATGGAATGGTATGTTCAACAGTATTTTCATTGCTACCTGCTCCGCTGTTTTATGTACCTATTTTTCAACAATGACTGCTTACGCTATCCATGCATACAATTTTAAAGCAAAAAAATTTATGTTTACATTTATCCTTGCAGTCATGATGATCCCAACTCAGGTAACTGCTCTTGGATTCCTTCAGCTGTTGGGAAAAATAGGTCTGGACGACTCCTTTGTCCCACTGATCGTTCCAAGTATTGCTGCTCCTGTTACTTTCTTCTATATGAAACAGTACATGGAAAGCAACCTTCCTCTGGAGCTTGTGGAAGCAGCACGTATTGACGGTTCCGGTGAATTTAATACCTTTAACAAAATCGTATTCCCGCTTATGAAACCGGCTATCGCTGTGCAGGCAATTTTTACCTTTGTACAGAGCTGGAATAATTACTTCATTCCGGCGCTGGTCCTTCACTCAGATAAAAAGAAAACACTTCCTGTACTGATCGCACAGCTTCGAAGTGCAGACTTCCTGAAGTTTGACATGGGACAGGTGTATGTAATGATCGCCTTTTCCATCTTCCCGGTCATCATTGTTTACATTCTTCTTTCCAGATTCATTGTAGAAGGTGTTTCCGCAGGTGCGGTCAAGGGTTAA
- the asnB gene encoding asparagine synthase (glutamine-hydrolyzing) encodes MRFVQFLFFRHALEQYLSFQYAPLEETFFKGIYKLMPGHMLLYKNGNYEIKTYFKTKLTPSKWNRKTNMDQLRSQLAEILRDSVKHHMLSDVEVGAFLSGGVDSGYLASASGADQAFTVGFDEGDRYSEVNKAAKVAEKAGLKHHVKIISKQEFWDALPDVMYHMDEPLGDASAVALYFLSKEAAGHVKVVLSGEGADELFGGYNIYREPEALKKVAWIPFVLRRAVKKLAAKLPDVKGRDFLIRAGMKVEERFIGNAYIYCEKEKAQILKNKVTGPSTQEYLSQFYEELESENRGSLQDMEKMQSVDLNYWLPGDILQKADKMSMAHSLEVRVPFLDKEVFNFAAKLPKEAKIAAGTTKYIFRKAVSEFLPQETNERKKLGFPIPIRVWLRQNDWYQMVTDLFTSKEAEEFFHTEKLLQLLNNHKDKKADNSRKIWTVLTFLIWYDRFFTTCSK; translated from the coding sequence ATGCGTTTTGTGCAATTTTTATTTTTCAGACACGCTCTAGAGCAGTATTTGTCATTTCAATATGCCCCTCTGGAAGAGACCTTTTTTAAGGGAATCTATAAACTTATGCCCGGACATATGCTTTTATATAAAAACGGAAACTATGAAATAAAGACTTATTTCAAAACAAAGCTTACACCTAGCAAGTGGAACCGTAAGACGAATATGGATCAGCTGCGGAGCCAGCTTGCAGAGATTTTAAGGGATTCGGTGAAGCACCACATGTTAAGCGATGTGGAAGTCGGCGCGTTTTTATCCGGGGGAGTGGACTCCGGGTATCTGGCTTCTGCCTCCGGTGCAGATCAGGCATTCACAGTGGGATTTGATGAGGGAGACCGATATAGTGAAGTAAACAAAGCTGCCAAAGTGGCAGAAAAAGCAGGATTGAAACACCATGTGAAAATCATATCCAAGCAGGAATTCTGGGATGCCCTTCCAGATGTGATGTATCATATGGATGAACCACTTGGGGATGCCTCTGCAGTTGCACTTTATTTTCTTTCCAAAGAGGCTGCCGGACATGTTAAGGTAGTCCTTTCCGGGGAAGGCGCAGATGAACTTTTCGGTGGATACAATATTTACAGAGAACCTGAAGCATTAAAGAAAGTTGCCTGGATTCCGTTCGTGCTCAGACGCGCTGTCAAAAAACTGGCTGCAAAGCTGCCAGACGTGAAAGGACGGGATTTCCTTATCCGCGCAGGAATGAAAGTAGAAGAACGCTTCATCGGAAATGCATATATTTACTGTGAAAAAGAGAAAGCACAGATTTTGAAAAATAAAGTAACAGGACCTTCCACGCAGGAATATTTAAGTCAATTTTATGAAGAGCTTGAGTCAGAAAACAGAGGCTCACTTCAAGACATGGAAAAAATGCAGTCTGTAGATCTGAACTACTGGCTTCCTGGCGATATTTTGCAGAAAGCAGATAAAATGAGCATGGCACATTCCCTGGAAGTCAGGGTACCATTTCTGGATAAAGAAGTTTTTAACTTTGCAGCAAAGCTTCCGAAAGAAGCCAAGATTGCAGCAGGTACAACCAAATATATTTTCCGTAAAGCTGTTTCAGAATTTCTTCCACAGGAAACCAATGAACGGAAGAAACTTGGTTTTCCCATTCCAATCCGTGTGTGGCTGCGGCAGAATGACTGGTATCAGATGGTAACAGATTTATTTACCTCGAAAGAAGCAGAAGAATTTTTCCATACAGAGAAACTGCTCCAGCTCCTGAACAACCATAAAGATAAAAAAGCAGATAACAGCCGTAAAATCTGGACAGTTTTAACATTCCTTATCTGGTACGATAGATTTTTTACTACATGTTCGAAGTGA
- a CDS encoding IS4 family transposase — MNRTNICKNIVQSIKDYITDQVKLEPHRVEKHFVRRRKLSLLQVIIYLFFSSKASMFQNLSQIREELGTLSFPDVSKQALSKARQFINPSLFKELYYLSVDLFYSQIPSRKLWQGYHLFAVDGSRIELPNSKSTFDFFGEMSSYPDPNRRYTMGLASIIYDVLDDYILHASIHKFLSSERAAALEHLKVLEDMGLYNNSIIIFDRGYYSEDMFRYCVEHGHLCVMRLKEGINLSKKCNGDMISILQGTSKEGTSDVPIRVLEIPLDDGTKEYLATNLFDPAVTKDMFRELYFYRWPVELKYKELKSRFAMEEFSGATAVSIQQEFYINMLLSNLASLIKNEADEEIQISAKSTNKFRYQANRAFIIGRIKSIVPKILCGLFELSIIEQLYTDAVRCRSQLLPGRSFPRKKLKSKGRSHFRNKKASF, encoded by the coding sequence ATGAATCGAACTAATATTTGTAAAAATATCGTCCAATCCATTAAAGATTATATCACAGATCAAGTTAAACTGGAACCCCATCGGGTGGAAAAACATTTTGTACGGCGAAGAAAACTTTCACTTTTGCAAGTTATTATTTATCTGTTCTTTTCTTCAAAAGCTTCCATGTTCCAGAATCTTTCACAGATCAGAGAAGAACTTGGCACACTTTCTTTTCCGGATGTTTCAAAACAGGCACTTTCCAAAGCCAGACAGTTCATTAATCCTTCACTGTTTAAGGAACTTTATTATCTTTCTGTTGATCTGTTTTACAGCCAGATCCCTTCAAGAAAGCTGTGGCAGGGTTATCATCTTTTTGCAGTAGATGGTTCCAGGATCGAACTTCCGAATTCAAAATCAACTTTTGATTTCTTTGGTGAAATGTCCAGCTATCCTGATCCAAACCGACGTTATACCATGGGACTGGCTTCCATAATTTATGATGTTCTGGATGATTATATCCTTCATGCATCTATCCATAAATTTCTTTCCTCTGAACGAGCAGCTGCATTAGAACATCTTAAAGTTCTTGAAGATATGGGACTATATAACAACAGTATTATTATTTTTGACAGAGGTTATTATTCAGAAGATATGTTCCGCTACTGTGTAGAGCATGGGCATCTCTGTGTTATGAGACTGAAAGAGGGAATCAATTTATCTAAAAAATGCAATGGTGATATGATTTCCATTCTTCAGGGAACTTCAAAAGAAGGTACTTCCGATGTACCTATACGTGTCCTTGAGATTCCGCTTGATGATGGCACAAAAGAATATCTTGCAACAAACCTGTTTGATCCTGCTGTTACAAAAGATATGTTCCGGGAACTTTACTTCTACAGATGGCCTGTAGAACTTAAGTACAAAGAACTAAAAAGCCGCTTTGCCATGGAAGAGTTTTCCGGTGCTACTGCAGTGTCTATACAGCAGGAATTTTATATAAATATGCTTTTATCGAATCTGGCCTCCCTTATAAAAAATGAAGCAGATGAGGAAATACAGATTTCTGCCAAAAGCACAAATAAGTTCCGTTATCAGGCCAATCGTGCATTTATCATTGGACGGATCAAAAGTATTGTTCCCAAAATACTCTGCGGACTGTTTGAGCTTTCAATTATTGAACAGTTATATACAGATGCTGTACGCTGCAGATCACAGCTCCTGCCCGGCAGGTCGTTTCCAAGGAAGAAATTGAAATCCAAGGGACGTTCACATTTCCGAAATAAAAAAGCTTCTTTTTAA